The genomic segment CGTACATCGACACGGCGATCGCACTCCGCGACGCCCTCCCCCCTGCCGGCGCGGACGACGCCGATATCGCGGCGAAGGTCGGCGTGCTGGCGACGGAAAACGAGGACGTGAGGTCCTTGCGCGAACTCCTGGTCTACGGCCTGAAGGGCGTCGCCGCGTATTCCTACCACGCGGCCGCCCTCGGGTATGAGGACGACGAGGTCACCGCCTTCATCCAGAAGGGACTTGCCTCGACCCTCCGCGACCTCACGGTCGACGAGATGGTCGGCCTCGTGCTGGAGTGCGGCGGCGTGGGCGTGAAGACCCTGGCCCTCCTCGACCGGGCGAACACGGAGACCTTCGGCACCCCGGCGATCACGGCGGTCAGGACGGCGCCGGGCACGCGGCCGGGCATCCTCGTCACCGGCCACGACCTGAAAGACCTGAAAGACCTCCTCGACCAGACGAAGGGCACGGGCGTGGACGTGTACACCCACGGCGAGATGCTCCCGGCGCACGCCTACCCGGCTTTCAAGAAATACGAGAACCTGGTCGGCAACTACGGCGGTTCCTGGCCCTTCCAGAAGGAGGAGTTCGAGGCCTTCAACGGCCCGGTGCTCGTGACGACGAACTGTCTGGTCCCGCCGAAGGAGTCGTACAGAGACCGCGTCTACACCACCGGCCCGGTCGGCTTTGCCGGGTGCACCCACATCCCGGCGGCCGCGGACGGCACGAAGGACTTCTCCGCGGTGATCGCGCACGCCCAGGCCTGCCTGCCGCCGAAGGCCCTCCACGGCAGGGCGCGGCCCCGCTGGGTCTCCCTCTTCGGCGAGAAGGGCGGCGACGGCAGCAGGGACCTCGTCACCGGGTGCGCCCACGGCGCGGTGCTCGCCATCGCCGACACCGTCGTCGACGCGGTGAAGGCGGGCGCGGTCCGGCGGTTCGTCGTCATGGCGGGCTGCGACGGGCGGCAGGCCGAGCGCTCTTACTACACCGAGTTCGCAGAGGCCCTGCCGAAGGACACCGTCATCCTGACCGCGGGCTGCGCCAAGTTCCGGTACAACGGTCTCGCCCTCGGCGATATCGGCGGCATCCCCCGCGTCCTCGACGCCGGCCAGTGCAATGACTGCTACTCCCTGGTGGTGATCGCCCAGGCGCTCGCGGAGGCCTTCGGCGTCGGGATCAACGACCTCCCTGTCTCGTACAACATCGCCTGGTACGAGCAGAAGGCTGTGCTCGTCCTCCTCGCCCTCCTCCACCTGGGCGTGAAGAACATCGCCCTCGGCCCCCGCCTCCCGGCCTTCGTCTCCCCCGGCGTGCTGAAGGTGCTCGTCGAAACCTTCGGGATCCGGGCGAACACGACCGTCGCGGACGACCTGAAGGTGATGGTGCCCGGAAACTGACGGGAAAATCTCCTCTTCTTCTTTTTTGTGTCGCCGGGAGAGTCTAGATGAAAAAAAGACCTGAGGGGCCTACAGGACCTCGACCTCGTCGTCCTGCATCTGGCGGACCCTCTCCTCGTAGGCATCGGGGTCCTGCGCATACTCTCTGATGGCCCGCACGTCCTCCGCCGCCCGCCCCGCGAGCGACGCCTCCAGCGCGGCGAGGTCGGCGTCGCGGCGCCCGAGGGCCGCCGCCACCGCCGGGGAGAGGTAGTCCTCTTTTTTCACCGTCTCCCCGTCGAAACAGGGTGCGTCGTGTGCCAGTTGCTCGACCACCGCCGGGGCGTCGCCCAGGGCCGCGAGGAGGTGGAGGGCGTGCCTGACCGCCGTGCGGTCGTCTCCCGAACGTCCGAGGGCCGCACGGACCCGCAACGCCGCCGCCTCCCTCTCCGCCGGCAGAGTCCCCTGCCGCACGGCCGAGGCGTACATCACCTGGAGGGCCATCGCCGCCGCCCTCCCGCCGAGGTCGAGCACGCCGCCGACGACGTCCAGGTCCGCGGGCGCGAGGGGGTCCACCGCCTTGTACAGGAGGAGGTCGTGGAGGGCGGCATGGACCGCGTCGCGGTCCCCCGCCGCCAGGGCGTCCTCCAGGTCTCTGGTCTGAAAATGTGCCGCCACCATCTCTTGGAAAAAATCGTCCCCGGGACGCATGAAGGTTCCTGCGGCAGAGAAAAAGAGGAGGGGGACGACGGCCCTTACAGGGCCACCGCCGCGACGGCGAAGACCGGGAGCATCGTCACGAGGGCCATGTGCGCCCCGTAGCCCGGCGAGGTCTGGAAGGTGTACTTCAGGGTCTCCCAGAGCTGCGTGAAGGCCGTGACGGCGACGATCACCTGGAGGACCGCGGCGGCGGAGACGAGGGCCGGCATGCCGGTCGCGACCGCCGCCAGGGTGGCGAGGAGGGCGAGCATGATGGCGCCGAAGTGGATGGCGAGCTTCATGCCCTGCATCCTGAAGGTAATGAAGCCCGTGACGACGCTGCCGACGAGGAGCGCGAGGGCGATCACCTGATAGGTCATGTCCATGTTTTTCACCTCAGAAGTTCACGACCGCATAGCGGGGGTCGCTCAGGAGATTGATGTAGGTCGCCGCGCCGGCCAGCTTCACGCCCGGGACGAGGTCGGCCTCGGTGATCCCCCTGAACTTCGCCGAGAGTTCGCAGGCATAGACCGTGACGCCGGCATGCATGACCTCGGCCATCACCTGGTCGAGGGGGGCGAAGTCCGGGTGCCTGACGCCCGCCGCATTCCCCTTCTTCGCCATGCTCACGCCGTCCATCAGGAG from the Methanofollis sp. genome contains:
- the hcp gene encoding hydroxylamine reductase; translation: MYCYQCEETAKGCGCTSVGVCGKDAETAGLQDVLISLTKGIAVRNLAAMERGEGNGEAGRFIAEALFATLTNVNFDRERFHAYIDTAIALRDALPPAGADDADIAAKVGVLATENEDVRSLRELLVYGLKGVAAYSYHAAALGYEDDEVTAFIQKGLASTLRDLTVDEMVGLVLECGGVGVKTLALLDRANTETFGTPAITAVRTAPGTRPGILVTGHDLKDLKDLLDQTKGTGVDVYTHGEMLPAHAYPAFKKYENLVGNYGGSWPFQKEEFEAFNGPVLVTTNCLVPPKESYRDRVYTTGPVGFAGCTHIPAAADGTKDFSAVIAHAQACLPPKALHGRARPRWVSLFGEKGGDGSRDLVTGCAHGAVLAIADTVVDAVKAGAVRRFVVMAGCDGRQAERSYYTEFAEALPKDTVILTAGCAKFRYNGLALGDIGGIPRVLDAGQCNDCYSLVVIAQALAEAFGVGINDLPVSYNIAWYEQKAVLVLLALLHLGVKNIALGPRLPAFVSPGVLKVLVETFGIRANTTVADDLKVMVPGN
- a CDS encoding DUF5400 family protein yields the protein MDMTYQVIALALLVGSVVTGFITFRMQGMKLAIHFGAIMLALLATLAAVATGMPALVSAAAVLQVIVAVTAFTQLWETLKYTFQTSPGYGAHMALVTMLPVFAVAAVAL